Proteins from a single region of Chromobacterium sp. ATCC 53434:
- the nuoG gene encoding NADH-quinone oxidoreductase subunit NuoG: MLEIEIDGKKLTVPQGSTVIEAAHSAGTYIPHFCYHKKLSIAANCRMCLVEVEKAPKPLPACATPVTDGMKVHTASPLAKKAQQGVMEFLLINHPLDCPICDQGGECQLQDLAVGYGNSTSRYEEEKRVVVGKDMGPLVSAEEMSRCIHCTRCVRFTEEVGGFQEIGMANRSEFSEILPFLGKTVDSEISGNVIDLCPVGALTSKPFRYSTRAWELSRRKSVSPHDGLGSNLVVQVKSNEVMRVLPLENEAINECWIADRDRFSYEGLNSAERLAKPMIKFDGKWHETDWETALEYVVKGLNGVSADHGKDAIGFLTSSHSTTEELFLAQKLARAFGVNSIDYRLRRSDFSADAAKQGAEWLGSTIAELAAAKSVLAIGSTLRKEQPLLASRLRASVKQGTELNIIHVADDNLLTKINGKLIVSPLALVNALSQVLKAVAEIKSGASQIDLAGVEVSAEARRIAESLCGAETASIVLGNVAQHHPAYGQLLSLAQEIAGLTGGRFGVLAEAANSVGAELVGALPIRGALGSAVNAGDNAAAMIAKPKKAYFLLNTEVEFDSYDGQAAVAAMKQAATVIALTAYKGQGLLDYADVLLPIAPFSETAGSFVNMEGKLQVFNGVVKPLGEARPAWKVLRVLGNMLSLGGFAYNSAEEVRAEFAAGDLAAVLNNALASVSATAAAAVSGFVRVGEVPMYQADAVCRRAPSLQQTSEARGAAVARVHGSVLAKLGIASGAEVVLKQGAGEARVAVEADDSLPADVVRVAVAHASTLALGGMFDAIEIKQG; this comes from the coding sequence ATGCTTGAAATCGAAATCGACGGTAAGAAACTGACGGTGCCGCAGGGCAGCACCGTCATCGAGGCTGCCCATTCGGCGGGCACCTATATTCCGCACTTCTGCTACCACAAGAAGCTGTCCATCGCGGCCAACTGCCGGATGTGCCTGGTGGAAGTGGAAAAGGCGCCGAAGCCGCTGCCGGCCTGTGCCACCCCGGTCACCGACGGCATGAAGGTCCACACCGCGTCTCCGCTGGCCAAGAAGGCTCAGCAGGGCGTGATGGAATTCCTGCTGATCAACCACCCGCTGGATTGCCCGATCTGCGACCAGGGCGGCGAATGCCAGCTGCAGGATCTGGCGGTTGGCTACGGCAACTCGACCTCGCGCTACGAGGAAGAGAAGCGCGTGGTGGTCGGCAAGGACATGGGCCCGCTGGTATCGGCCGAGGAAATGTCGCGCTGCATCCACTGCACGCGCTGCGTCCGCTTCACCGAGGAAGTCGGCGGCTTCCAGGAAATCGGCATGGCCAACCGCAGCGAGTTCTCCGAGATTCTGCCCTTCCTGGGCAAGACTGTGGACTCGGAAATCTCCGGCAACGTCATCGACCTGTGCCCGGTGGGCGCGCTGACCTCCAAGCCGTTCCGCTACAGCACCCGCGCCTGGGAGCTGTCGCGCCGCAAGTCGGTCAGCCCGCACGACGGTCTCGGCTCCAATCTGGTGGTCCAGGTGAAGAGCAACGAGGTGATGCGCGTGCTGCCGTTGGAGAACGAGGCCATCAACGAGTGCTGGATCGCCGACCGCGACCGCTTCTCCTATGAGGGTCTGAACAGCGCCGAGCGCCTCGCCAAGCCGATGATCAAGTTCGACGGCAAGTGGCACGAGACCGACTGGGAAACCGCGCTCGAATACGTGGTCAAGGGCCTGAACGGCGTGTCCGCCGATCACGGCAAGGACGCCATCGGCTTCCTGACCAGCTCGCATTCGACGACCGAAGAGTTGTTCCTGGCGCAGAAGCTGGCGCGCGCCTTCGGCGTCAACAGCATCGACTACCGCCTGCGCCGCAGCGACTTCTCCGCCGACGCGGCGAAGCAGGGCGCCGAGTGGCTGGGCTCGACCATCGCCGAACTGGCCGCGGCCAAGTCGGTGCTGGCGATCGGCTCGACGCTGCGCAAGGAGCAGCCGCTGCTGGCCTCGCGCCTGCGCGCCTCGGTCAAGCAGGGCACCGAACTGAACATTATCCACGTCGCCGACGACAATCTGCTGACCAAGATCAACGGCAAGCTGATCGTGTCGCCGCTGGCGCTGGTTAACGCGTTGTCGCAAGTGCTGAAGGCCGTGGCCGAGATCAAGTCCGGCGCCAGCCAGATCGATCTGGCCGGCGTCGAAGTCTCGGCCGAGGCCCGCCGCATCGCCGAGAGCCTCTGCGGCGCGGAAACCGCGTCCATCGTGCTCGGCAACGTCGCCCAGCATCACCCGGCCTATGGCCAGCTGCTGTCGCTGGCGCAGGAGATCGCGGGTCTGACCGGCGGCCGCTTCGGCGTGCTGGCCGAAGCCGCGAACAGCGTCGGCGCCGAACTGGTCGGCGCGCTGCCGATCCGCGGCGCGCTGGGCTCGGCCGTCAACGCCGGCGACAACGCCGCCGCGATGATCGCCAAGCCGAAGAAGGCCTACTTCCTGCTGAACACCGAAGTGGAGTTCGACAGCTACGACGGCCAGGCCGCCGTGGCCGCGATGAAGCAGGCCGCCACCGTGATCGCGCTGACCGCCTACAAGGGCCAGGGCCTGCTCGACTACGCCGACGTGCTGCTGCCGATCGCGCCGTTCTCCGAAACCGCCGGTTCCTTCGTCAACATGGAAGGCAAGCTGCAGGTCTTCAACGGCGTCGTCAAGCCGCTGGGAGAAGCCCGTCCGGCCTGGAAGGTGCTGCGCGTGCTGGGCAATATGCTGAGCCTGGGCGGCTTCGCTTACAACAGCGCCGAGGAAGTGCGCGCCGAGTTCGCCGCCGGCGACCTCGCCGCCGTGCTGAACAACGCGCTGGCTTCCGTTTCCGCCACCGCAGCCGCAGCCGTTTCTGGTTTTGTCCGCGTCGGCGAAGTGCCGATGTACCAGGCCGATGCCGTCTGCCGCCGCGCGCCGTCGCTGCAGCAGACCAGCGAAGCCCGCGGCGCCGCCGTCGCGCGCGTTCACGGCAGCGTGCTGGCCAAGCTCGGCATCGCTTCCGGCGCCGAAGTGGTGCTGAAGCAGGGCGCCGGCGAGGCGCGCGTTGCGGTCGAGGCCGACGACAGCCTGCCGGCCGACGTGGTGCGGGTCGCCGTTGCGCACGCCTCGACGCTGGCGCTGGGCGGCATGTTCGACGCTATCGAGATCAAGCAGGGGTAA
- the nuoF gene encoding NADH-quinone oxidoreductase subunit NuoF has translation MAVFANGVIFDGVDTAQPDCWRLDAYVARGGYQALRRILDAKMAQEDVIAEVKNSGLRGRGGAGFPTGLKWSFMPRSFPGDKYVVCNTDEGEPGTFKDRDIIRYNPHSLIEGMIIAGYAMGTKAGYNYIHGEIFEDYERFEEALEEARKAGFLGQNILGAGFNFELYAHHGYGAYICGEETALLESLEGKKGQPRFKPPFPASFGLYGKPTTINNTESFASVPFIIRDGAQTFLEKGKPNNGGTKLFSVSGHVNRPGNYEVPLGTPFSELLELAGGMKGGKLKAVIPGGSSAPVLPADIMMQCTMDYDSIAKAGSMLGSGAVIVMNDGVCMVKALERLAYFYHEESCGQCTPCREGTGWLYKVIHRIANGQGRPGDLELLDSVGNNMAGRTICALADAAVFPVRSFTKHFREEFEHAIEHGKTLVDHKWC, from the coding sequence ATGGCAGTCTTCGCTAATGGCGTGATTTTCGACGGCGTCGACACCGCGCAGCCCGACTGCTGGCGTCTGGACGCCTACGTGGCCCGCGGCGGCTACCAGGCGCTGCGCCGCATCCTCGACGCCAAGATGGCGCAAGAGGATGTGATCGCGGAAGTGAAGAACTCCGGCCTGCGCGGTCGCGGCGGCGCCGGTTTCCCGACCGGCCTGAAGTGGAGCTTCATGCCGCGCTCGTTCCCGGGCGACAAATACGTCGTCTGCAATACGGACGAGGGCGAGCCGGGCACCTTCAAGGACCGCGACATCATCCGCTACAACCCGCACTCGCTGATCGAGGGCATGATCATCGCCGGTTACGCGATGGGCACCAAGGCGGGTTACAACTACATCCACGGCGAGATCTTCGAAGACTACGAACGTTTCGAGGAAGCGCTGGAAGAGGCCCGCAAGGCCGGCTTCCTGGGCCAGAACATCCTCGGCGCCGGCTTCAACTTCGAGCTCTACGCCCACCACGGCTACGGCGCCTACATCTGCGGCGAAGAAACCGCGCTGCTGGAATCGCTGGAAGGCAAGAAGGGCCAACCGCGCTTCAAGCCGCCGTTCCCGGCCAGCTTCGGCCTGTACGGCAAGCCGACGACGATCAACAACACCGAATCGTTCGCCTCGGTGCCGTTCATCATCCGCGACGGCGCGCAGACCTTCCTCGAGAAGGGCAAGCCGAACAACGGCGGCACCAAGCTGTTCTCGGTCTCCGGCCACGTCAACCGTCCCGGCAACTACGAAGTGCCGCTCGGCACCCCATTCTCCGAGCTGTTGGAACTGGCCGGCGGCATGAAGGGCGGCAAGCTGAAGGCGGTGATTCCGGGCGGTTCGTCCGCGCCTGTGCTGCCGGCCGACATCATGATGCAGTGCACGATGGACTACGACAGCATCGCCAAGGCGGGTTCGATGCTGGGTTCCGGCGCGGTGATCGTGATGAACGACGGCGTGTGCATGGTCAAGGCGCTGGAGCGTCTGGCCTATTTCTACCACGAGGAATCCTGCGGCCAGTGCACGCCGTGCCGCGAAGGCACCGGCTGGCTGTACAAGGTGATCCACCGCATCGCCAACGGCCAGGGCCGTCCGGGCGATCTGGAGCTTCTGGATTCCGTGGGCAACAATATGGCCGGCCGCACCATCTGCGCGCTGGCCGACGCCGCGGTGTTCCCGGTTCGCAGTTTCACCAAGCATTTCCGCGAGGAGTTCGAGCACGCGATCGAACACGGAAAGACCTTGGTGGATCACAAATGGTGTTGA
- the nuoE gene encoding NADH-quinone oxidoreductase subunit NuoE, with amino-acid sequence MLSAQSLALIDREVAKYPADQKRSAVMGALRIALDERRATGETPETRCLNQELIEFVADYLGIAPVAAYEVATFYNMYDMKPVGKFKITVCTNLPCALSGGVNAAQYISQKLGIAIGETSADGMYTLLEGECMGACGDAPVLLVNNHKMCSFMTPEAIDKKLAELK; translated from the coding sequence ATGCTGTCCGCACAATCGCTAGCCTTGATCGACCGCGAGGTCGCCAAATATCCGGCCGACCAGAAGCGCTCCGCAGTGATGGGCGCTTTGCGCATCGCGCTGGATGAGCGGCGCGCTACCGGTGAAACCCCGGAAACGCGCTGCCTGAACCAGGAGCTGATCGAGTTCGTCGCCGACTACCTGGGCATCGCCCCGGTGGCCGCCTACGAAGTCGCCACCTTCTACAACATGTACGACATGAAGCCGGTGGGTAAATTCAAGATCACCGTCTGCACCAATCTGCCCTGTGCCTTGTCCGGCGGCGTCAACGCCGCCCAGTACATCTCGCAGAAACTGGGCATCGCCATCGGCGAAACCAGCGCCGACGGCATGTACACCCTGCTGGAAGGCGAGTGCATGGGCGCCTGCGGCGACGCGCCGGTCTTGCTGGTGAACAACCACAAGATGTGCAGCTTCATGACGCCCGAAGCAATCGACAAAAAACTGGCGGAGTTGAAATAA
- a CDS encoding NADH-quinone oxidoreductase subunit D: protein MAEIRNYTLNFGPQHPAAHGVLRLVLELDGEVVQRADPHIGLLHRGTEKLAESKTFIQSLPYMDRLDYVSMMCNEHAYCLAIEKMMGIEVPERAQYIRVMFAEITRVLNHLLWIGAHALDIGAMTMFLYAFREREDLMDCYEAVSGARMHAAYFRPGGVYRDLPDSMPQYTVSKIKNAKELARLNEGRKGSMLDFIDDFTKRFPTYVDEYETLLTDNRIWKQRTVDIGVVTAERALNLGMTGPMLRGSGIAWDLRKTQPYDVYDRMDFDVPVGVGGDCYDRYLVRVEEMRQSNRIIQQCVAWLRDNPGPVITDNHKVAPPSREGMKSNMEDLIHHFKLFTEGMHVPEGEAYAAVEHPKGEFGIYLVSDGANKPYRLKIRAPGYAHLAALDEMATGHMIADVVAIIGTQDIVFGEIDR from the coding sequence GTGGCTGAGATCCGTAACTACACTCTGAACTTCGGTCCGCAGCACCCGGCCGCGCACGGCGTGCTGCGCCTGGTGCTGGAGCTGGACGGCGAAGTCGTCCAGCGCGCCGACCCGCACATCGGTCTGTTGCACCGCGGCACCGAGAAGCTGGCCGAGAGCAAGACCTTCATCCAGTCGCTGCCGTATATGGACCGTCTCGACTACGTGTCGATGATGTGCAACGAGCACGCCTACTGCCTGGCCATCGAGAAGATGATGGGCATCGAGGTGCCGGAACGCGCGCAGTACATCCGCGTGATGTTCGCCGAGATCACCCGCGTGCTGAACCACCTGCTGTGGATCGGCGCCCACGCGCTGGACATCGGCGCGATGACGATGTTCCTGTACGCCTTCCGCGAGCGCGAGGACCTGATGGACTGCTACGAGGCGGTGTCGGGCGCGCGCATGCACGCGGCCTACTTCCGTCCGGGCGGCGTCTACCGCGACCTGCCGGATTCGATGCCGCAGTACACCGTGTCCAAGATCAAGAACGCCAAGGAGCTGGCGCGGCTGAACGAAGGCCGCAAGGGCTCGATGCTGGACTTCATCGACGACTTCACCAAGCGTTTCCCGACCTATGTCGACGAGTACGAGACTCTGCTGACCGACAACCGGATCTGGAAGCAGCGGACCGTGGACATCGGCGTGGTGACGGCCGAACGCGCGCTGAACCTGGGCATGACCGGCCCGATGCTGCGCGGCTCCGGCATCGCCTGGGACCTGCGCAAGACCCAGCCGTACGATGTGTACGACAGGATGGACTTCGATGTGCCGGTGGGCGTCGGCGGCGATTGCTACGACCGCTATCTGGTGCGCGTCGAGGAAATGCGCCAGTCCAACCGCATCATCCAGCAGTGCGTGGCCTGGCTGCGCGACAATCCGGGTCCGGTGATCACCGACAACCATAAGGTGGCGCCGCCTTCGCGCGAAGGCATGAAGTCCAATATGGAAGACCTGATCCACCACTTCAAGCTGTTCACCGAAGGCATGCACGTGCCGGAGGGCGAGGCTTACGCGGCGGTGGAGCACCCGAAGGGCGAATTCGGCATCTATCTGGTGTCCGACGGCGCCAACAAACCGTACCGCCTGAAAATCCGCGCGCCGGGCTACGCCCACTTGGCCGCGCTGGACGAGATGGCCACCGGCCACATGATCGCCGACGTCGTCGCGATCATCGGTACGCAGGATATCGTGTTTGGGGAGATTGACCGCTGA
- a CDS encoding NADH-quinone oxidoreductase subunit C has translation MASKKMEALGSVVAAALGDKLVRSTLALDELTIVCKASDLLSVAQTLRDHAELAFEQCIDVCGMDYSAYRDEPWDGPRFAAVYHLLSVKLNHRVRLRVFAEDDDFPVIPSVNGVWNAVNWFEREAFDLFGIVFEGHPDLRRLLTDYGFVGHPFRKDFPLSGHVEMRYDPNQRRVIYQPVTIEPREITPRIIREENYGG, from the coding sequence ATGGCCTCCAAGAAAATGGAAGCGTTGGGTTCGGTCGTTGCCGCGGCGCTGGGCGACAAGCTCGTGCGCAGCACGCTGGCCCTGGATGAGCTGACCATCGTGTGCAAGGCGTCCGATCTGCTGTCCGTCGCGCAGACGCTGCGCGACCACGCAGAGCTCGCCTTCGAGCAATGCATCGACGTCTGCGGCATGGACTACAGCGCCTACCGCGACGAGCCGTGGGACGGCCCGCGCTTCGCCGCCGTATACCATCTGCTGTCCGTCAAGCTGAACCACCGCGTCCGCCTGCGCGTCTTCGCCGAAGACGACGACTTCCCGGTGATCCCGTCGGTCAATGGCGTCTGGAACGCCGTCAACTGGTTCGAGCGCGAAGCGTTCGACCTGTTCGGCATCGTGTTCGAAGGCCACCCCGACCTGCGCCGTCTGCTGACCGACTACGGTTTCGTCGGCCACCCGTTCCGCAAGGACTTCCCGCTGTCGGGCCACGTGGAAATGCGCTACGACCCGAACCAGCGGCGCGTGATCTATCAGCCCGTTACCATCGAACCGCGCGAAATCACTCCGCGCATCATCCGCGAGGAGAACTACGGTGGCTGA
- a CDS encoding NADH-quinone oxidoreductase subunit B family protein → MGVEGILEKGFVTTTADKLINYTRTGSLWPMTFGLACCAVEMMHAGAARYDLDRFGIVFRPSPRQSDLMIVAGTLCNKMAPALRKVYDQMAEPRWVISMGSCANGGGYYHYSYSVVRGCDRIVPVDVYVPGCPPTAEALLYGIIQLQNKIKRTNTIAR, encoded by the coding sequence ATGGGAGTAGAAGGGATTCTGGAGAAAGGCTTCGTCACGACGACGGCCGACAAGCTTATCAACTATACCCGCACCGGCTCGCTGTGGCCGATGACCTTCGGTCTGGCCTGTTGCGCGGTGGAAATGATGCACGCGGGCGCGGCGCGTTACGACCTTGACCGCTTCGGCATCGTGTTCCGCCCCAGTCCGCGCCAGTCCGACCTGATGATCGTCGCCGGCACCTTGTGCAACAAGATGGCGCCGGCGCTGCGCAAGGTGTACGACCAGATGGCCGAGCCGCGCTGGGTGATCTCGATGGGGTCCTGTGCCAACGGCGGCGGTTACTACCATTACTCCTATTCTGTGGTACGCGGCTGCGACCGCATCGTGCCGGTCGATGTCTACGTCCCGGGCTGTCCTCCGACCGCCGAGGCGCTGCTGTACGGCATCATCCAGCTGCAGAACAAGATCAAACGTACCAACACCATCGCCCGCTAA
- a CDS encoding NADH-quinone oxidoreductase subunit A produces MLQNYFPILMFVIVGLLVGVGPIVLGKLLAPNRPDAEKLSPYECGFEAFEDARMKFDVRYYLIAILFILFDLEIAFLFPWAVVLKDLGVYGLGVMVEFLAVLTLGFVYMWKKGALEWE; encoded by the coding sequence ATGCTGCAAAACTACTTTCCCATTCTGATGTTTGTCATCGTCGGACTTCTGGTCGGCGTGGGCCCTATCGTTCTGGGCAAACTGCTGGCACCCAATCGTCCTGACGCTGAGAAACTTTCTCCATACGAATGCGGCTTCGAGGCCTTCGAAGATGCCCGCATGAAGTTTGACGTCCGCTATTACCTGATCGCCATCCTCTTCATCCTGTTCGACCTGGAAATCGCCTTCCTGTTTCCTTGGGCCGTGGTGCTGAAGGATTTGGGCGTCTATGGTTTGGGCGTGATGGTCGAGTTTCTGGCCGTGCTGACGCTCGGCTTCGTCTACATGTGGAAGAAGGGAGCTCTGGAATGGGAGTAG
- the secG gene encoding preprotein translocase subunit SecG — protein MELLKTLIWIVNLLSAVTIIVLVLMQHGKGADMGAAFGGGSSGSLFGASGSANFLSRTTAIAAAVFFATSLSLVYLSGGGKNDLGVMGGKIEQVAPQIPAGAPNKNASGTASKIPE, from the coding sequence ATGGAACTTCTTAAGACGCTTATTTGGATTGTAAACCTCCTGTCCGCAGTGACCATCATCGTCCTTGTTTTGATGCAGCACGGCAAGGGTGCGGATATGGGCGCGGCCTTTGGCGGCGGTTCCTCCGGCAGTCTGTTTGGGGCGTCTGGTTCTGCGAATTTCTTGAGTAGGACGACTGCCATTGCAGCGGCAGTATTCTTCGCGACTTCCCTCAGCTTGGTCTATCTTTCCGGGGGTGGAAAGAATGACCTGGGCGTGATGGGCGGAAAGATTGAACAGGTGGCGCCGCAAATCCCGGCAGGCGCGCCTAATAAAAACGCTTCCGGAACAGCATCCAAGATTCCGGAGTGA
- the tpiA gene encoding triose-phosphate isomerase yields the protein MSGKLVIGNWKMNTRGDGARELAAALLADAATNRDGVGIAAPAVYLSDLARQLAGGRLALAAQDVSRFAADGAFTGEVSASMLADVGCRYALVGHSERRQYFGEDNAALLAKMRNAAAAGVSPVLCVGETLAEREAGRHLAVIAEQLAILTEIAGDRYVIAYEPVWAIGTGKVATLEQIAEIHAFIKNWCLQNTDGSDKIRVLYGGSVKAENAEAILATENVDGALVGGASLDADSFRVICQAAGNMI from the coding sequence ATGTCCGGCAAGCTGGTGATCGGCAATTGGAAGATGAATACGCGCGGCGATGGCGCGCGCGAACTGGCGGCGGCGCTGTTGGCCGACGCGGCGACCAACCGGGATGGCGTCGGCATTGCCGCGCCGGCGGTGTATCTTTCCGATCTGGCCCGGCAGCTGGCCGGGGGCCGTCTGGCGCTGGCGGCGCAGGATGTCAGCCGTTTCGCCGCCGACGGCGCGTTTACCGGAGAGGTGAGCGCTTCGATGCTGGCCGATGTCGGCTGCCGTTATGCGCTGGTCGGCCATTCCGAGCGGCGCCAGTATTTCGGCGAGGACAATGCGGCGCTGCTGGCCAAGATGCGCAATGCCGCCGCCGCCGGCGTGTCGCCGGTGCTGTGCGTCGGCGAAACGCTGGCGGAGCGCGAGGCGGGCCGCCATTTGGCGGTGATCGCGGAGCAGCTGGCCATTCTGACCGAGATCGCCGGCGACCGATATGTGATCGCCTACGAGCCGGTTTGGGCGATAGGAACGGGCAAGGTGGCGACGCTGGAACAGATCGCCGAAATTCATGCATTCATCAAAAACTGGTGCTTGCAAAACACGGACGGCTCGGATAAGATTCGCGTCCTCTACGGCGGCAGTGTCAAAGCAGAGAATGCCGAGGCCATTCTGGCGACGGAAAACGTCGACGGAGCATTGGTCGGAGGGGCCTCTCTGGACGCCGATTCATTCAGAGTGATTTGCCAAGCCGCAGGAAATATGATATAG
- the pstS gene encoding phosphate ABC transporter substrate-binding protein PstS, translated as MKQSVRLAAVLGSVLIAGSAYAADITGAGATFPYPLYAKWAANYKGSTGNNMNYQSIGSGGGIKQIQSKTVDFGASDMPLKPEELDKSGLTQFPTVMGGVVPVYNIPGIAAGQIKFTGPLLADIYMGKVGKWNDAAIAKLNPGVKLPDQRISVVRRSDGSGTTFIFTNYLSKVSPEWAKDVGSNTAVSWKGSSVGGKGNEGVANYVSRIKGAIGYVEYAYAKQNKLSYGLLQNQAGVFVKPDESSFKAAAANADWHKAPGFYLLLTNQPGKQSWPIAGATFILMHKKQDKPAQASEVLKYFDWAYKNGDKTAQELDYIPMPDNVKTIIRTSWKQITDGSGKTVWN; from the coding sequence ATGAAACAGTCTGTACGTCTGGCAGCCGTTCTCGGTTCCGTGCTGATCGCAGGTTCGGCCTACGCCGCGGACATCACCGGCGCCGGCGCGACGTTCCCCTACCCGCTGTACGCCAAGTGGGCGGCCAACTACAAGGGCAGCACCGGCAACAACATGAACTACCAGTCCATCGGTTCCGGCGGTGGCATCAAGCAGATCCAGTCGAAGACCGTGGATTTCGGCGCATCCGACATGCCGCTGAAGCCGGAAGAGCTGGACAAGTCCGGCCTGACCCAGTTCCCGACCGTGATGGGCGGCGTGGTGCCGGTGTACAACATCCCGGGCATCGCCGCCGGCCAGATCAAGTTCACCGGCCCGCTGTTGGCCGACATCTACATGGGCAAGGTCGGCAAGTGGAACGACGCGGCCATCGCCAAGCTGAATCCGGGCGTCAAGCTGCCTGACCAGCGCATCTCGGTAGTGCGCCGCTCCGACGGCTCCGGCACCACCTTCATCTTCACCAACTACCTGTCCAAGGTATCGCCGGAATGGGCGAAGGACGTCGGCTCCAATACCGCCGTCAGCTGGAAGGGCAGCTCGGTGGGCGGCAAGGGCAACGAAGGCGTGGCCAACTACGTGTCGCGCATCAAGGGCGCGATCGGCTATGTCGAGTACGCCTACGCCAAGCAGAACAAGCTGTCCTACGGCCTGCTGCAGAACCAGGCCGGCGTGTTCGTGAAGCCGGACGAGTCCTCGTTCAAGGCCGCCGCCGCCAACGCCGACTGGCACAAGGCCCCGGGCTTCTACCTGCTGCTGACCAACCAGCCGGGCAAGCAGAGCTGGCCGATCGCCGGCGCCACCTTTATCCTGATGCACAAGAAGCAGGACAAGCCGGCGCAGGCCTCCGAAGTGCTGAAGTACTTCGACTGGGCGTACAAGAACGGCGACAAGACCGCCCAGGAACTGGACTACATCCCGATGCCGGATAATGTGAAGACCATCATCCGCACCAGCTGGAAGCAGATCACCGACGGCAGCGGCAAGACCGTCTGGAACTGA
- the pstC gene encoding phosphate ABC transporter permease subunit PstC, whose protein sequence is MQKLSNDRQLGLQQQLDQIFRVTTRCFAFLVLALLVGILISLLVGAMPSIKGFGWGFLASTDWDPVQQKFGAIVPIFGTLATSIIALLIGVPVSFGIALFLTELCPTWLKRPLGIAIELLAGIPSIIYGMWGLFVFAPFFADHVQPWIIDNLGEFPLIGFLFQGAPMGIGLFTAGLILAIMVIPFIASVMRDVFEVVPVMLKESAYGLGSTTWEVVRYVVLPYTKTGVVGGIMLGLGRALGETMAVTFVIGNSTRFTTSLFEPGNSIASSLANEFAEANGDLYMGSLIELGLILFFITFVVLACSKLLLLRLKKQEGKPS, encoded by the coding sequence ATGCAAAAACTGAGCAATGACCGGCAGCTGGGCCTTCAGCAGCAGCTGGACCAGATTTTCCGCGTGACCACCCGCTGTTTCGCCTTCCTCGTGCTGGCGCTGCTGGTGGGCATACTCATTTCGCTGCTGGTCGGCGCGATGCCGAGCATCAAGGGCTTCGGCTGGGGCTTTCTGGCCAGCACGGACTGGGATCCGGTACAGCAGAAGTTCGGCGCCATCGTGCCCATCTTCGGCACGCTGGCCACCTCCATCATCGCGCTGTTGATCGGCGTGCCGGTCAGCTTCGGCATCGCGCTGTTCCTGACCGAGCTGTGCCCGACCTGGCTGAAGCGGCCGCTGGGCATCGCCATCGAACTGCTGGCCGGCATCCCGTCCATCATCTACGGCATGTGGGGCCTGTTCGTGTTCGCGCCGTTCTTCGCCGACCACGTCCAGCCGTGGATCATCGACAATCTGGGCGAGTTCCCGCTGATCGGCTTCCTGTTCCAGGGCGCGCCGATGGGCATAGGCCTGTTCACCGCCGGCCTGATCCTGGCCATCATGGTGATTCCGTTCATCGCCTCGGTGATGCGCGACGTGTTCGAGGTGGTGCCGGTGATGCTGAAGGAATCGGCCTACGGCCTCGGCTCCACCACCTGGGAGGTGGTGCGCTACGTGGTGCTGCCCTATACCAAGACCGGCGTCGTCGGCGGCATCATGCTGGGCCTCGGCCGCGCGCTGGGCGAGACGATGGCGGTCACCTTCGTCATCGGCAACTCCACCCGCTTCACCACCAGCCTGTTCGAACCGGGCAACTCGATCGCCTCGTCGCTGGCCAACGAATTCGCCGAGGCCAACGGCGATCTGTACATGGGTTCGCTGATCGAGCTGGGCCTGATCCTGTTCTTCATCACCTTTGTGGTGCTCGCCTGCTCCAAGCTGCTGCTGTTGCGCCTGAAGAAGCAGGAAGGCAAGCCTTCCTGA